Genomic window (Pseudomonas sp. MM211):
CACCGTGGTCTGCCAGCCGGGTGTGGTCACCGGCGCGCTGCAGCAGTTCGCCGAGGACAAGGGCCTTTATTACCCCGTGGATTTCGCCTCCGCCGGCTCCAGCCAGATTGGCGGCAACATCGGCACCAATGCCGGTGGCATCAAGGTGATCCGCTACGGCCTGACCCGCAACTGGGTGGCTGGCCTGAAAGTGGTCACCGGCACCGGTGAGTTGCTCGAACTGAACAAAGACCTGATCAAGAACGCTACCGGCTATGACCTGCGCCAGCTGTTCATCGGCGCCGAAGGCACCCTGGGGTTCGTGGTCGAGGCGACCATGCGTCTGGATCGCGCGCCGCGCAACCTCACCGCCATGGTGCTCGGCACGCCGGATTTCGATTCGATCATGCCGGTGCTGCACGCCTTCCACGGCAAGCTCGACCTCACCGCCTTCGAGTTCTTCTCCGACAAGTGCCTGGACAAAATCCTTGGCCGTGGCGACATTCCTGCTCCTTTCGAAAGCCGCACGCCGTTCTACGCCCTGCTGGAATTCGAAGCCGTCAATGAAGATGTGGCCAACGCCGCCCTGGCGACCTTCGAACATTGTGTCGAACAGGGCTGGGTGCTCGATGGCGTGATGAGCCAGAGCGAGCAGCAGTTGCAGAACCTGTGGAAGCTGCGCGAGTACATCTCCGAGACCATCAGCCACTGGACGCCGTACAAGAACGACATCTCGGTGACGGTCAGCCAGGTGCCAGCGTTCCTCGCCGATATCGACACCATCGTGTCCGGCAGCTACCCCGATTTCGAAGTGCTCTGGTACGGCCACATTGGCGACGGCAACCTGCACCTGAACATCCTCAAACCCGACGCACTGAGCAAGGAAGACTTCTTCGCCAAGTGTGCGACCGTCAACAAGTGGGTGTTCGAGACCGTCGAGAAGTACAACGGCTCTATCTCCGCCGAGCACGGCGTGGGCATGACCAAGCGCGATTACCTGGAGTACAGCCGCTCGCCGGCAGAAATCGGTTACATGAGAGCGGTCAAGGCGGTCTTTGACCCCAACGGCATCATGAACCCAGGCAAGATCTTCAACTGATCCCCGGACCAAGGAGCGACCATGAGCTACCAGCACCAGTATATCGATGGCACCCGTATCCACTTCCCGATGGGCAAGGTGGTGTGTGTAGGCCGCAATTACGCCGAGCATGCCAAAGAACTCAACAACCCGCTGCCGACCGAGCCGATGCTATTCATCAAGCCCGGCAGCTGCGTGGTGCCGCTCGAAGGTGGCTTCAGCATTCCGGAAGACCGCGGCTCGGTGCACTACGAAGTGGAAATCGCCGTGCTGATCGGCAAGCCGCTGTCGCGCAAGCCGAGCGATGAAGAAGTGCTGGATGCCATTTCCGGTTTCGCTCCCGCTCTCGACCTGACCCTGCGCGACGTGCAGAACAAACTCAAAGGCCAGGGGCATCCCTGGGAGCCGGCCAAGTCGTTCGATGGTGCCTGCGTGCTGGCGCCCTTCGTGCCGGGTGACGCGGTCGAAGACCTGGCTGCTATCGGCATTCGCCTGACCATCAACGGCGAAGTGCGCCAGGATGGCATCAGCGGTGACATGATCTTCGCGATCCTGCCTGTGATCCAGGAAATGGCCGGCCACTTCAATCTGCAGCCTGGCGACGTGATCCTCACTGGCACTCCCGCAGGCGTCGGCCCGCTGCACAAGGGCGATGAAGTAGTGCTCGACTTGGTCGGCCACTCCAGCTTCGCCAGCCGGGTCATCTGACACGGCGCCCGCTGCAAGGCGGTAGCGGCCGTTCGCCGCTCCACTGTGGGAGCGCGCCATGCGCGCGAAAAATCGCGGGCATGGCCCGCTCCCACAGATACTGCACCGATGACCGCTCTCGCCTCGCAACCATCCCGAATCCACGTTTATTCCAATTAAGCTTCGCTTAAGCCGGCTTTAAGCCTGGCTTCAGCTAGTCGACTTAACCTGACCCCGTCATCTACAGATAGAGGGTCACACCCATGAAAGCTCCCGCACTCGCACTGTTGCTCGTTCCGCTGTTCTCTTCCGCTGCCATGGCTGCCGGCTACACCGGCCCAGGTCAGGTCGCTCAGGTCACCACTGTCGAGCAGGCGCTGAAAGCCGGCGACGACACCCCGGTGGTACTGCAGGGCCAGATCGTCAAACGTCTGCAGGACGAACTCTATGAGTTCAAGGACGCCACCGGCACCATCCACGTTGAAATCGACGACGAAGACTGGCCGCCGCAAGCCATCTCCGAGAAGGCCACCGTCAAGCTGACCGGTGAAGTCGACAAGGATCTGACCAGCCGCGAAATCGATGTCGATATCGTCGAACTGGTGAAATAAGGCGCGCGCTGTTAGCGTCTCGCCACTGCACTGAATGGCCGCCTCTCGGACTACCGAGGGGCGGCGTTGTCGTTTTTGCTGATGGATATGTGAGTTGCCATGCGTCGTCTGATTTCGATCAAAGGATTATTCCTGCTGTTGATGCTCGTTGTGCTGGCTGCGCTGGCTATCACGAGCCAGCAATTTCGCCTGTTCGAGCGGGCCTGGTTTAATTTCAGCCAGCCCGCCGAGGCGCCCTCGCATTCGCTGTGGCTGAGCGACTACAAGGTGGTGATCGAGGCGCAGCGTATCGAGGGTCTGGAGGACGACGTCTCGGCGCTGACCTACGACCCGGATCGCCAGAGCCTGTTCACGGTAACCAACCAGCATCCCAAGCTGATCGAGCTGTCCCTCGACGGCAAGGTGCTGCGGCAGATAGAGCTGGTCGGTTTCGGTGATCCCGAAGCGGTTGAGTACGTTGCGCCCGGGCGCTTCGTGATCGCCGATGAGCGCACCCAGCGGCTGGTCAAGATCCGCGTTGACGACGACACCACCTCCATCGACGCCGCCGACGGTCAGCAGATGTCGCTGGGCCTGGAGATGGGCAGCAAGAACAAGGGCTTCGAGGGGTTGGCTTACGACTTGAAAGGGCAACGCCTGTTCGTCGCCAAGGAGCGTGACCCGATGCGGATCTACGAGGTGCACGGCTTCCCCAATCTCGACCCGGCCGCGCCCAATCCGGTGCAGATCCGCGACGACCGCAAACGTGATGCGGGCATCTTCGTGCGTGATCTTTCCAGCCTCCATTACGACAACCTCACCGGCCATTTGCTGGCGCTGTCGGACGAGTCGCGACTGGTCGTCGAGCTGGGCGAGGACGGCAAGCCGATCAGCAGCCTGTCGCTGCTGCAGGGACAGCAGGGCCTCAAGAAATCGGTGCCACAGGCGGAAGGCATCACGATGGATGATCACGGTGTGCTCTACCTGACCAGCGAGCCCAATCTCTTCTACGTCTTCAGCAAGGACGGCAAGAGCGACTGAGCTAGGTGTCGTGAGGCGAGAATCGGCCAGCTTGCGATAGTGCTGCCGCCCTCGCCGCGCTGGTGAAGTGGAGCGAGGGCTGTTAGTTTCGCCGATCTCAAATGCTCGCCTCCGCGTGTTTACCCAGAGGCAGCCCGGTTTTTCCCGCCGATGGACAAGTGAACCGATATGCGTCGTCTGTTTTCCTTCAAGGCATTGCTGGTGCTGTTCATACTCGTCGCGGCCTCGCTGCTGGCTGTCTGGGGTCAGGAGTTCCGGGTCTTCGAACGGGCCTGGTTCAATGTGCAGCAGCCCGACGACGCACCGGCCAATGCGCTGTGGCTCGATGGTTATGAGGTAACCCTGGAAGCACAGGTGATCGACGGTCTGGACGACGATGTGTCGGCACTGACCTACGATCCGCTGCGCAAGAGCTTGTTCACCGTCACCAACCAGAACTCGCGGCTGATCGAGCTTTCGCTGGACGGCAAGGTGCTGCGAGAGATCGAGCTGGTCGGTTTTGGTGATCCGGAGGCGGTGGAATATGTGGCTCCGGGGATCTTCGTGATCGCCGACGAGCGCCCGCAGCGTATGGTCGAAGTGCGTATCGACGACACCACCACCCGTGTCGACGCTGCCGATGGTCAGCAGCTGTCGCTGGGCCTGGAGATGGAGGCCAAGAACAAAGGCTTCGAAGGCCTGGCCTACGACCTGGCCGGCAAGCGCCTGTTCGTCGCCAAGGAGCGCGACCCGCTGCGCATCTACGAGGTTCATGGCTTTCCCCATCTCGACCCGAACAGCCCGTCGGCGATCCGCATCATCGATGACCGCCAGCGTGACGAGGGGCTGTTCGTGCGCGATCTGTCCAGCCTGCAATACGTCGCCGGTAGCGGGCACCTGCTGGCGCTCTCCGATGATTCGCGCTTGCTGGTTGAGATGAATATCGAGGGCGAACCGGTCAGCAGCCTGTCGCTGATCGGTGGGCAACAGGGGCTCAAGGAATCCGTGCCTCAGGCCGAGGGCATCGCCATGGATGAGAATGGCGTGATCTACATGATCAGCGAGCCCAATCTCTTCTACACCTTCAGCAAAAAGGCCGAGTGACTGCTCACCCGGCCTTTTCGGTAGCGCCTGCGATAATCAGCGCTGCAGCGATTTCACGCCTTCGGCGGTGCCGAGCAGCAGCAGGTCGGCCGGACGTGCGGCGAACAGGCCGTTGGTGACCACGCCGACGATGGCGTTGATGTCCGCTTCCAGTTTCACCGGGTCGGTGATGCTCATGTTGTGCACATCGAGGATCACA
Coding sequences:
- a CDS encoding FAD-binding oxidoreductase, translating into MTDHLPIEELKTLVEPGKVLTDAASLETYGKDWTKHYAPAPSAIVFPKTIEQVQAIVRWANAHKIALVPSGGRTGLSAAAVAANGEVVVSFDYMNQILDFNEANRTVVCQPGVVTGALQQFAEDKGLYYPVDFASAGSSQIGGNIGTNAGGIKVIRYGLTRNWVAGLKVVTGTGELLELNKDLIKNATGYDLRQLFIGAEGTLGFVVEATMRLDRAPRNLTAMVLGTPDFDSIMPVLHAFHGKLDLTAFEFFSDKCLDKILGRGDIPAPFESRTPFYALLEFEAVNEDVANAALATFEHCVEQGWVLDGVMSQSEQQLQNLWKLREYISETISHWTPYKNDISVTVSQVPAFLADIDTIVSGSYPDFEVLWYGHIGDGNLHLNILKPDALSKEDFFAKCATVNKWVFETVEKYNGSISAEHGVGMTKRDYLEYSRSPAEIGYMRAVKAVFDPNGIMNPGKIFN
- a CDS encoding fumarylacetoacetate hydrolase family protein, with protein sequence MSYQHQYIDGTRIHFPMGKVVCVGRNYAEHAKELNNPLPTEPMLFIKPGSCVVPLEGGFSIPEDRGSVHYEVEIAVLIGKPLSRKPSDEEVLDAISGFAPALDLTLRDVQNKLKGQGHPWEPAKSFDGACVLAPFVPGDAVEDLAAIGIRLTINGEVRQDGISGDMIFAILPVIQEMAGHFNLQPGDVILTGTPAGVGPLHKGDEVVLDLVGHSSFASRVI
- a CDS encoding NirD/YgiW/YdeI family stress tolerance protein, which codes for MKAPALALLLVPLFSSAAMAAGYTGPGQVAQVTTVEQALKAGDDTPVVLQGQIVKRLQDELYEFKDATGTIHVEIDDEDWPPQAISEKATVKLTGEVDKDLTSREIDVDIVELVK
- a CDS encoding SdiA-regulated domain-containing protein, whose translation is MRRLISIKGLFLLLMLVVLAALAITSQQFRLFERAWFNFSQPAEAPSHSLWLSDYKVVIEAQRIEGLEDDVSALTYDPDRQSLFTVTNQHPKLIELSLDGKVLRQIELVGFGDPEAVEYVAPGRFVIADERTQRLVKIRVDDDTTSIDAADGQQMSLGLEMGSKNKGFEGLAYDLKGQRLFVAKERDPMRIYEVHGFPNLDPAAPNPVQIRDDRKRDAGIFVRDLSSLHYDNLTGHLLALSDESRLVVELGEDGKPISSLSLLQGQQGLKKSVPQAEGITMDDHGVLYLTSEPNLFYVFSKDGKSD
- a CDS encoding SdiA-regulated domain-containing protein, encoding MRRLFSFKALLVLFILVAASLLAVWGQEFRVFERAWFNVQQPDDAPANALWLDGYEVTLEAQVIDGLDDDVSALTYDPLRKSLFTVTNQNSRLIELSLDGKVLREIELVGFGDPEAVEYVAPGIFVIADERPQRMVEVRIDDTTTRVDAADGQQLSLGLEMEAKNKGFEGLAYDLAGKRLFVAKERDPLRIYEVHGFPHLDPNSPSAIRIIDDRQRDEGLFVRDLSSLQYVAGSGHLLALSDDSRLLVEMNIEGEPVSSLSLIGGQQGLKESVPQAEGIAMDENGVIYMISEPNLFYTFSKKAE